Proteins encoded in a region of the Geobacillus genomosp. 3 genome:
- a CDS encoding deoxyribonuclease IV — protein MLKIGSHVSMSGKNMLLAASEEAVSYGANTFMIYTGAPQNTRRKAIEELNIEAGRKHMAAHGIEEIVVHAPYIINIGNTTNRDTFALGVDFLRAEIERTEAIGAKQLVLHPGAHVGAGAEAGLRQIIRGLNEVLTRGQTVQIALETMAGKGSECGRTFEELAHIIDGVTYNDKLSVCFDTCHTHDAGYDIVNDFDGVLDEFDRLIGLERLKVLHINDSKNPRGSRKDRHENIGFGHIGFAALNYIVHHPQLEDIPKILETPYVGEEKNNKKPPYKHEIAMLRAQAFDDQLREKIVADAQ, from the coding sequence ATGTTAAAAATCGGTTCACACGTGTCGATGAGCGGCAAAAACATGTTGCTTGCTGCCAGTGAAGAAGCCGTTTCTTACGGGGCGAATACGTTTATGATTTACACCGGGGCGCCGCAAAACACGAGACGCAAAGCGATCGAGGAGCTGAATATCGAAGCCGGGCGAAAACATATGGCGGCGCACGGCATTGAGGAGATCGTCGTTCACGCCCCGTATATCATCAATATTGGAAACACGACAAACCGCGATACGTTTGCGCTTGGCGTTGATTTTTTGCGCGCCGAAATCGAGCGGACGGAAGCGATCGGGGCGAAACAACTTGTGTTGCACCCGGGCGCCCATGTCGGCGCCGGAGCCGAGGCCGGACTCCGGCAAATCATCCGCGGGCTGAACGAAGTGCTGACGCGCGGACAGACCGTGCAAATCGCGCTTGAAACGATGGCCGGCAAAGGGTCGGAATGCGGGCGCACGTTTGAAGAGCTGGCACATATTATCGATGGCGTCACCTATAATGACAAGCTATCCGTCTGCTTTGATACATGCCATACGCATGACGCCGGGTATGATATTGTGAACGACTTTGACGGTGTGCTTGACGAATTTGACCGCCTTATCGGTCTTGAGCGCTTGAAAGTGCTGCACATTAACGACAGCAAAAACCCGCGCGGCAGCCGCAAAGACCGCCACGAAAACATCGGTTTCGGCCATATCGGGTTTGCTGCGCTCAATTATATCGTCCATCATCCACAGTTGGAGGATATTCCAAAAATTTTAGAAACGCCGTATGTCGGCGAGGAGAAAAACAACAAAAAGCCGCCATACAAGCATGAAATTGCGATGCTTCGGGCACAGGCGTTTGACGATCAGTTGCGTGAGAAAATTGTGGCTGACGCGCAATAA
- a CDS encoding Fur family transcriptional regulator produces the protein MNIGEALQLMKEKGFKYTEKRKQMLELFADRDKYLTAKEVLEALRPTYPGLSFDTVYRNLSLFAALGILEMTELSGEKHFRFVCDARRHHHHFICIRCGKTKDIDVCPMDKIAAQLDGYEIDDHKFEIYGTCPQCQKHLPL, from the coding sequence ATGAATATCGGCGAAGCGTTGCAGTTAATGAAAGAAAAGGGATTTAAATATACTGAAAAACGGAAACAAATGCTTGAGCTGTTTGCCGACCGCGATAAATACTTGACCGCGAAAGAGGTGCTTGAAGCGCTTCGCCCTACGTATCCGGGCTTAAGCTTTGACACCGTGTACCGCAATTTATCGCTCTTTGCCGCGCTCGGCATTTTGGAAATGACCGAGCTGTCCGGTGAAAAACATTTCCGCTTTGTCTGTGATGCCCGCCGCCATCACCACCATTTTATTTGCATCCGGTGTGGGAAAACAAAGGATATTGACGTATGTCCAATGGACAAGATTGCCGCGCAGCTCGACGGCTATGAGATTGACGACCATAAATTTGAAATTTACGGCACGTGTCCGCAATGCCAAAAACATCTCCCATTATGA
- a CDS encoding metal ABC transporter permease codes for MWEALWQYEFLRNAFLAGILTGFAAPLLGVFIVVRRLSLIADALSHVTLAGIAAGLLLGKSMPAAAGWNPLYIGMGFSVVGSLLIEKLRAVYRHYEELAIPIILSTGIGLSVILISIANGFNTDLFSYLFGSVSAVSSTDVWAASAVAVIAATVIFAFYKELFLLSFDEEYARVSGVRAKFIHFLFIVLVALVIAASMRIVGVLLVSSLMTLPVAASIRIAKSFKQAIAFSIIFGELAVIVGLLAAYELNWAPGGTIVMLAVAILLLVLGWKKWKRGR; via the coding sequence GTGTGGGAAGCCTTATGGCAATATGAATTTTTGCGCAACGCGTTTTTGGCCGGTATTTTGACCGGATTTGCCGCGCCGCTGCTCGGGGTGTTTATCGTTGTTCGGCGGCTGTCGCTCATCGCGGATGCGCTAAGTCATGTGACGCTTGCTGGCATCGCCGCCGGGCTGCTGCTTGGGAAATCGATGCCGGCCGCCGCTGGTTGGAATCCGCTTTACATTGGAATGGGCTTTTCCGTTGTCGGCTCGCTGCTTATTGAGAAGTTGCGCGCTGTTTACCGTCATTATGAAGAGCTCGCCATTCCGATTATTTTATCGACCGGCATTGGGTTGAGCGTCATTTTGATTTCGATCGCTAACGGATTTAATACCGATTTGTTTTCATATTTGTTTGGCAGTGTCAGCGCTGTGAGCAGCACTGACGTTTGGGCGGCGTCCGCTGTCGCTGTGATTGCCGCCACCGTCATTTTCGCATTTTATAAGGAGCTGTTTCTTCTTTCCTTTGATGAAGAGTACGCCCGCGTCTCCGGCGTTCGCGCCAAGTTCATTCACTTTTTGTTCATTGTGCTTGTCGCTCTCGTCATCGCGGCGTCGATGCGCATTGTCGGTGTGCTCCTCGTTTCTTCGCTCATGACGCTGCCGGTGGCGGCGAGCATTCGTATCGCCAAAAGTTTTAAACAGGCGATCGCATTTTCCATTATCTTCGGGGAGCTGGCGGTGATCGTCGGGCTGTTGGCAGCGTACGAGCTCAATTGGGCGCCAGGCGGGACAATCGTCATGTTGGCCGTTGCCATCTTGCTTCTCGTATTGGGATGGAAAAAATGGAAAAGGGGACGGTAG
- a CDS encoding metal ABC transporter ATP-binding protein, with translation MENRLVVQIEDVSFRYEKEEVLEHVHLAVPKGAFLGLVGPNGSGKSTLLKCMLGLLKPDRGRILLFGEPIESFRAWHRIGFVSQKANSFNRGFPATVEEVAASGLTAKRGLFRLLTKEDRRAVEAALEAVGLRGLAKRNIGELSGGQQQRVFIARALASKPDLLILDEPTVGVDARHVHEFYELLGDLNRRGLTLVLVTHDIGTITERVTHIACLNKRLYFHGNAEEFEQLGDETISRFYGHPLHVLSHRH, from the coding sequence ATGGAAAACAGGCTTGTCGTGCAAATCGAGGATGTATCGTTCCGATACGAGAAAGAGGAAGTGCTTGAACACGTCCATTTGGCCGTGCCAAAAGGAGCGTTTTTAGGATTGGTGGGTCCGAATGGCTCGGGAAAGTCGACGCTGCTTAAATGTATGTTGGGGCTGCTAAAACCGGACCGCGGCCGCATTTTGCTGTTCGGTGAGCCAATCGAGTCGTTTCGGGCATGGCATCGGATCGGCTTTGTGTCGCAAAAAGCGAACAGCTTTAACCGCGGTTTCCCGGCGACCGTCGAGGAAGTGGCGGCAAGCGGGCTGACAGCCAAACGTGGCTTGTTCCGCCTGTTGACGAAAGAAGACCGCCGCGCGGTCGAAGCGGCGCTCGAGGCGGTTGGTTTGCGCGGCTTGGCGAAGCGCAATATCGGCGAGTTGTCAGGCGGCCAGCAACAGCGGGTGTTTATCGCCCGCGCGCTGGCGAGCAAGCCGGATTTGTTGATTTTAGACGAGCCAACTGTCGGCGTTGATGCCCGCCATGTGCACGAGTTTTATGAGCTGCTTGGCGATTTGAACCGCCGGGGGTTGACGCTTGTGCTCGTGACGCACGACATTGGGACGATTACAGAACGCGTCACCCATATCGCCTGCTTAAACAAACGTCTCTATTTTCATGGAAATGCCGAAGAGTTCGAACAGCTCGGCGACGAGACGATTTCCCGGTTTTACGGCCATCCGCTTCACGTTCTCTCCCACCGGCATTAA
- a CDS encoding DEAD/DEAH box helicase, which translates to MAETQFTRFSFQPFIIEAIQALRFYKPTEIQERIIPGALRGESMVGQSQTGTGKTHAYLLPIIEKIAPERAEVQAVITAPTRELATQIYHETLKITKFCPKDRTIVARCFIGGTDKQKALEKLHVQPHIVIGTPGRINDFIREQALDVHTARTLVVDEADLMLDMGFITDVDQIAARMPKELQMLVFSATIPEKLKPFLKKYMENPTFVQIEPKQAANENIEHVLIPLRGREKVKLLYDVLVSYNPYLAIVFVNTRKRADEVADLLAEQGLKVGVLHGDLTPRERKKMMNQIRELEFQYMVATDLAARGIDIEGVSHVINYELPDDLQFYIHRAGRTARAGYSGIAATIYEPGDQDAIARLEKMGISFVHRDLVRGEWKELPPWNRRGKRAGEKEDELAPVVARLKKAKKVKPGYKKKLRAELERKKKRLDRFKKS; encoded by the coding sequence ATGGCGGAAACGCAGTTTACCCGTTTTTCGTTTCAACCGTTTATCATCGAAGCCATTCAAGCGCTTCGTTTTTATAAACCAACGGAAATTCAAGAACGCATCATTCCGGGGGCGTTGCGCGGCGAAAGCATGGTCGGTCAGTCGCAAACCGGGACGGGAAAAACACATGCTTATTTATTGCCAATCATCGAAAAGATCGCCCCGGAGCGTGCGGAAGTACAGGCGGTCATCACAGCACCGACGCGCGAGTTGGCAACGCAAATTTATCATGAAACGTTAAAGATCACGAAATTTTGCCCGAAAGACCGGACGATTGTTGCTCGCTGCTTCATCGGCGGGACGGATAAGCAAAAAGCGCTCGAAAAGCTCCATGTGCAGCCGCACATTGTCATCGGCACCCCGGGGCGCATTAACGATTTCATTCGCGAGCAGGCGCTTGATGTGCATACGGCGCGCACCCTTGTCGTCGATGAAGCCGATTTAATGCTCGATATGGGCTTCATCACCGACGTTGACCAAATTGCCGCTCGAATGCCAAAAGAGTTGCAAATGCTCGTCTTTTCGGCGACGATTCCAGAAAAGCTGAAGCCGTTTTTGAAAAAATATATGGAAAACCCGACATTCGTCCAGATTGAGCCGAAACAAGCGGCGAATGAAAACATTGAGCATGTGCTCATTCCACTGCGCGGGCGCGAAAAAGTCAAGCTCCTTTACGATGTGCTTGTCAGCTACAATCCGTATTTAGCTATTGTGTTCGTTAATACGAGAAAGAGGGCGGATGAAGTCGCCGACCTTCTTGCGGAGCAAGGGCTGAAAGTCGGTGTGCTGCATGGCGATTTGACCCCGCGCGAGCGAAAAAAGATGATGAACCAAATTCGCGAGCTCGAGTTTCAATACATGGTTGCCACCGACTTGGCTGCGCGCGGCATCGACATCGAAGGGGTCAGCCATGTCATCAACTATGAGCTGCCCGATGATTTGCAGTTTTATATTCACCGTGCCGGAAGGACGGCGCGCGCCGGCTATAGCGGCATTGCGGCCACCATTTACGAACCGGGCGATCAAGACGCGATTGCCAGATTGGAAAAAATGGGGATTTCATTTGTTCATCGCGATCTCGTGCGCGGCGAATGGAAGGAGCTTCCTCCGTGGAACCGGCGGGGCAAGCGGGCTGGCGAGAAGGAAGATGAACTGGCACCGGTGGTCGCTAGGCTGAAAAAGGCGAAGAAAGTGAAGCCGGGCTATAAGAAAAAGCTGCGTGCCGAGCTCGAGAGGAAGAAAAAGCGGCTTGACCGCTTCAAAAAATCGTAG
- a CDS encoding DUF2624 domain-containing protein, translated as MNLYQQLVKQKLKTITPEELVAYSQDYGLPITVSQAKKILHLARTNDINVFDPQERKKWVRELAKITSPEIAKKANELFLKFVQKK; from the coding sequence ATGAACCTTTACCAACAGCTCGTGAAACAAAAGTTAAAAACGATCACCCCGGAAGAACTCGTTGCGTACAGCCAAGATTACGGATTGCCAATTACAGTCAGTCAGGCAAAAAAAATTCTTCATCTCGCTCGAACGAATGACATTAACGTCTTCGACCCGCAAGAGCGGAAAAAATGGGTGCGCGAGCTGGCGAAAATCACCTCGCCGGAAATCGCTAAAAAAGCAAACGAACTGTTTTTAAAATTTGTACAAAAAAAATAA
- a CDS encoding nucleotidase: MKHRLGIDIDGTVTCPSTFIPYLNESFGKQLALCDITQYNLAPLYGATEEEMDRWMEENEAGIYERAPLARYALEVIDSWKDKYELFYISARGRHLYKLTERWFQRHGVHYHHIELIGSHDKVAAVRRYKLAAFFEDKYDNACEIAETCGIPVLLFNTPYNQGPLPENVIRIKNWLEAKREIERRLQP; the protein is encoded by the coding sequence ATGAAGCACCGGCTCGGAATCGACATCGACGGCACGGTTACGTGTCCGAGCACGTTCATTCCGTATTTAAATGAGTCGTTTGGCAAGCAGCTCGCCTTATGCGACATTACGCAGTACAATTTGGCGCCGCTATACGGGGCAACGGAAGAGGAAATGGACCGCTGGATGGAGGAAAATGAAGCGGGCATTTATGAACGCGCTCCCCTGGCCCGCTATGCACTTGAGGTAATCGACAGTTGGAAAGACAAATACGAGCTGTTTTACATCAGCGCCCGCGGCCGCCATTTGTACAAGCTCACCGAGCGTTGGTTTCAGCGACATGGCGTTCATTACCACCATATTGAACTGATCGGTTCCCATGATAAAGTCGCCGCCGTCCGCCGATACAAGCTGGCCGCCTTTTTTGAAGACAAATACGATAACGCTTGCGAGATCGCGGAAACATGCGGCATTCCGGTCCTTTTATTCAACACCCCGTACAATCAAGGCCCGCTGCCGGAGAACGTTATCCGCATTAAAAACTGGCTCGAAGCAAAGCGGGAAATAGAGCGGCGTTTACAGCCATAA
- a CDS encoding YitT family protein, translating to MATKQHKKEPFNRILYRMVMIAIGAALAAFAIERLLVPNKMIDGGIIGVSLILDYVIPDEWRLLNFATLVILLNAPFMYFGYKHIGKTFMWSTILGVVILGGAERALHHFSPLTTEPILATVFGGLTLGLGVGLIIRHGGSLDGTEILGILLTKKIPFSVGEFVMFVNVFIFGWAAFVLGIEPAMYSVMTYYIASKTIDAVIQGLDETRAAFIVTDHYEEVSDAILHRLGRGTTKLLGKGGYTDEQKEIIYAVVTRLEVTKLKSIVNEIDPSAFITIMATHEVRGARFKSAIH from the coding sequence TTGGCGACAAAACAGCATAAAAAAGAGCCGTTTAACCGCATATTGTACCGGATGGTGATGATCGCCATCGGCGCCGCATTGGCGGCATTTGCTATTGAGCGGTTGCTCGTTCCAAATAAAATGATCGATGGAGGCATTATCGGCGTATCGCTTATTCTTGATTATGTAATTCCCGATGAATGGCGGCTGCTCAATTTTGCCACGTTAGTCATCCTCTTGAATGCTCCGTTTATGTATTTCGGCTACAAACACATCGGCAAAACGTTTATGTGGTCGACAATTTTAGGCGTTGTCATCCTCGGGGGTGCTGAACGGGCGCTTCATCATTTTTCTCCGCTGACGACCGAGCCGATTTTAGCCACTGTTTTTGGCGGCTTGACGCTCGGGCTTGGCGTCGGGTTGATCATTCGCCATGGCGGATCATTGGATGGAACAGAAATTTTAGGGATTTTATTAACCAAAAAAATTCCGTTTTCCGTTGGCGAGTTCGTCATGTTTGTCAACGTGTTTATTTTCGGTTGGGCGGCGTTTGTGCTTGGGATCGAGCCGGCCATGTATTCGGTCATGACGTACTATATTGCTTCCAAAACGATCGACGCGGTCATCCAAGGGCTTGATGAAACGCGGGCTGCTTTTATTGTCACCGATCATTACGAGGAGGTTTCTGATGCCATTTTGCACCGCCTCGGCCGCGGGACGACGAAGTTGCTTGGCAAAGGCGGCTATACGGACGAGCAAAAAGAAATCATTTATGCCGTTGTGACGCGTCTGGAAGTGACAAAGTTAAAATCGATTGTGAATGAAATTGACCCGAGTGCATTCATTACGATTATGGCGACGCATGAAGTGCGCGGCGCTCGTTTTAAATCGGCCATTCATTAA